In Vagococcus hydrophili, one DNA window encodes the following:
- a CDS encoding energy-coupling factor ABC transporter ATP-binding protein, with amino-acid sequence METPLIELKNITFKYHGEEEKNALNDVSLNIYPGEWVALIGHNGSGKSTLAKTINGLIVPNAGDIFVKGEKVTEETLWDIRRMIGMVFQNPDNQFVGSTVEDDVAFGLENQGVPREDMLTRVKDALEKVRMSDFMIKEPARLSGGQKQRVAIAGVIALRPDVIILDEATSMLDPQGRKEVIDTIRKIKEESNLTVISITHDIDEAAYANRVLVMREGEIIQEGTPGEIFSHGEELIELGLDVPFPEKLKAALKEREIDVPDTYLTEEGMVDWLWTSGLNK; translated from the coding sequence ATGGAGACACCTTTAATTGAATTAAAAAATATTACGTTTAAATATCACGGTGAAGAAGAAAAAAATGCACTGAATGATGTTTCCTTAAATATATATCCAGGAGAGTGGGTGGCTTTAATTGGTCACAACGGATCTGGTAAATCAACCTTAGCAAAAACAATCAACGGTTTAATTGTCCCAAATGCTGGGGATATTTTTGTGAAGGGTGAAAAAGTGACAGAGGAGACACTTTGGGATATTCGCCGAATGATTGGTATGGTTTTCCAAAATCCTGATAATCAATTTGTGGGTTCAACGGTTGAGGATGATGTGGCCTTTGGTTTAGAAAATCAAGGTGTTCCTCGTGAAGATATGTTAACTCGAGTTAAGGATGCTTTAGAGAAGGTGCGTATGTCTGACTTTATGATTAAAGAGCCAGCACGTCTTTCTGGTGGTCAGAAACAGCGGGTGGCGATTGCGGGTGTGATTGCTTTAAGACCTGATGTGATCATTTTAGATGAAGCGACGTCTATGTTAGATCCTCAAGGACGTAAAGAAGTGATTGATACTATCCGAAAAATTAAAGAAGAATCTAATTTAACAGTTATTTCGATTACTCATGATATTGATGAAGCGGCGTATGCTAATCGTGTGTTAGTGATGCGTGAAGGTGAGATTATTCAAGAGGGAACACCGGGAGAGATTTTTTCTCATGGTGAAGAGTTAATCGAACTTGGCTTAGATGTTCCGTTTCCTGAAAAATTAAAAGCGGCTTTAAAAGAGCGTGAGATTGATGTGCCTGATACGTATTTAACTGAGGAAGGGATGGTGGACTGGTTATGGACATCCGGTTTGAACAAGTAG